The Pseudomonas sp. R4-35-07 genome contains a region encoding:
- a CDS encoding heavy metal sensor histidine kinase produces MIKRLSLASRLALLFAACTAVVSLLAGVLFNHASEAHFIELDQQQLDSKLVALRSTLQGVDSPHAFAQREPQLRADLSHQPDLALRITAAGQRWLDDAPGVALPEAPGLHSLQNAGTAYRVYNAPLNPDQPGSAQLTLILDITHHQHFLQRMQRLIWLTVGLSALATALLGAWAARSGLRPLRRMGEVAAGVSAHSLTQRLPQQQMPAELAELAQIFNAMLSRLDDAFQRLSAFSADIAHELRTPLSNLLTQTQVILTQPRPLEDYREALHSNLEELQWMAQLVNDMLYLAKADHGLLVPKREPLALADEVEALLEFFALLAEDAHVSLVREGTAHTMGDRGMLRRALSNLLDNALRFTPAGGEVRVRMVDGVTLTIENTGEGIPAQLLPRLFDRFYRADPARHEGSSEHAGLGLAITQSIVRAHGGRIFCESGVGWTRFVIELPQGD; encoded by the coding sequence TTGATCAAGCGTTTGTCCCTCGCCAGCCGCCTGGCGCTGCTGTTTGCCGCCTGCACCGCGGTGGTCTCGCTGCTGGCCGGCGTGCTGTTCAACCATGCCAGCGAGGCGCATTTCATCGAGCTGGACCAGCAGCAATTGGACAGCAAACTCGTGGCGCTGCGCAGTACGCTGCAGGGGGTCGACTCGCCGCACGCCTTCGCCCAGCGCGAACCCCAACTGCGCGCCGACCTCAGCCATCAACCCGACCTCGCCTTGCGCATCACGGCGGCCGGCCAGCGCTGGCTTGACGATGCGCCGGGCGTGGCGTTGCCCGAGGCCCCCGGCCTGCATAGCCTGCAAAACGCTGGCACCGCCTACCGGGTGTATAACGCGCCGTTGAACCCTGACCAACCCGGCTCGGCGCAATTGACCCTGATACTCGACATCACCCACCACCAGCATTTCCTGCAACGCATGCAACGCCTGATCTGGCTGACCGTCGGCCTGTCGGCCCTGGCCACCGCACTGCTCGGCGCCTGGGCGGCGCGCAGCGGGTTGCGGCCATTGCGGCGCATGGGTGAAGTCGCCGCCGGCGTGTCCGCGCATTCCCTGACGCAACGCTTGCCGCAACAGCAAATGCCAGCAGAACTGGCGGAGCTGGCCCAAATCTTCAATGCCATGCTGAGCCGGCTGGACGACGCGTTCCAGCGCCTCTCGGCCTTCTCCGCCGATATCGCCCACGAGTTGCGCACACCGCTGTCGAACCTGCTGACCCAGACCCAGGTCATCCTGACCCAGCCGCGCCCCTTGGAGGACTACCGCGAGGCGCTGCACAGCAACCTGGAGGAACTGCAGTGGATGGCGCAGTTGGTGAACGACATGCTGTACCTGGCCAAGGCCGATCACGGTTTGCTGGTGCCCAAGCGCGAGCCTTTGGCGCTGGCCGATGAAGTGGAGGCGTTGTTGGAGTTTTTTGCGTTGCTGGCTGAAGACGCCCACGTCAGCCTGGTGCGAGAAGGTACAGCCCATACGATGGGTGATCGCGGTATGTTGCGTCGGGCGCTGTCGAACCTGCTCGATAACGCGCTGCGATTTACGCCAGCGGGTGGCGAAGTGCGGGTACGCATGGTGGACGGCGTGACACTCACGATTGAGAACACCGGGGAAGGCATTCCAGCGCAGTTGTTACCGCGGTTGTTCGATCGGTTCTACCGGGCCGACCCGGCGCGCCATGAAGGAAGCAGCGAACACGCGGGGCTGGGGTTGGCGATTACCCAGTCGATAGTGCGGGCGCATGGGGGGCGAATTTTTTGTGAGTCCGGGGTTGGGTGGACACGGTTTGTGATCGAGTTGCCCCAGGGGGATTGA
- a CDS encoding heavy metal response regulator transcription factor: MKLLIVEDQPKTGHYLRQGLAEAGFTTELVADGISGQHLALTGDYDLLILDVMLPGRDGWQILQAVRSAGLDIPVLFLTARDAVADRVHGLELGADDYLVKPFAFSELLARVRSLLRRGSSAPQESSLQLADLRLDLIRRRVERSGQRIDLTAKEFALLELLLRRQGEVLPKSLIASQVWDMNFDSDTNIIEVAIRRLRLKVDDAFPNKLIHTVRGMGYVLEERFT, encoded by the coding sequence ATGAAACTGCTGATTGTCGAAGACCAACCGAAAACCGGCCATTACCTGCGCCAGGGCCTGGCCGAAGCCGGGTTCACCACCGAACTGGTGGCCGACGGTATCAGCGGGCAGCACCTGGCGCTGACCGGCGACTATGACTTATTGATCCTCGATGTGATGCTACCCGGTCGCGACGGCTGGCAAATCCTGCAAGCGGTGCGCAGTGCCGGCCTGGACATTCCGGTGTTGTTCCTGACCGCGCGCGACGCGGTGGCGGATCGCGTGCACGGCCTGGAGCTGGGCGCCGACGATTACCTGGTCAAGCCCTTCGCCTTTTCTGAACTGCTCGCCCGCGTACGCAGCCTGTTACGGCGCGGCAGCAGTGCACCGCAGGAAAGCAGCCTGCAACTGGCTGACCTGCGCCTGGACCTGATCCGTCGCCGCGTCGAGCGCAGCGGCCAGCGTATCGACCTCACCGCCAAGGAGTTCGCCCTGCTCGAGCTGCTGCTGCGCCGCCAGGGCGAAGTGCTGCCCAAGTCGCTGATCGCCTCGCAGGTGTGGGACATGAATTTCGACAGCGACACTAACATCATCGAAGTGGCGATCCGCCGCCTGCGCCTGAAGGTCGATGACGCCTTTCCCAACAAGCTGATTCACACCGTGCGCGGCATGGGCTATGTACTCGAGGAGCGCTTCACTTGA
- a CDS encoding plastocyanin/azurin family copper-binding protein, with protein sequence MALRTPVFLAGCLLALSFDALADGAHTYAFGQPATADKATRTVEVTLQDISFSPKSLDIKAGETVRFVLVNKGRLLHEFNLGDAAMHAEHQKEMLQMQASGMLTATGMGEMDHSKMNHGAMKHDDPNSVLVEPGKTAELTWTFSKTTDLEFACNLPGHYQAGMVGKLTVE encoded by the coding sequence ATGGCGTTGCGTACACCTGTGTTCCTGGCGGGCTGCCTGTTGGCGCTGAGTTTCGATGCCCTGGCCGATGGGGCCCACACCTATGCTTTCGGCCAACCAGCCACTGCGGACAAGGCCACACGCACGGTTGAAGTGACCCTGCAGGACATTTCTTTCTCGCCCAAGTCCCTCGACATCAAGGCCGGTGAGACGGTGCGCTTTGTGCTGGTCAATAAAGGCCGGTTGCTGCATGAGTTCAACCTCGGCGACGCGGCCATGCACGCCGAACACCAGAAGGAAATGTTACAGATGCAGGCCAGCGGCATGCTGACGGCCACCGGTATGGGAGAAATGGACCACAGTAAAATGAACCATGGCGCGATGAAGCACGATGATCCGAACAGTGTGCTGGTCGAGCCCGGAAAAACCGCCGAGCTGACTTGGACATTCTCCAAAACCACTGACCTTGAGTTCGCCTGCAATCTTCCCGGGCATTACCAGGCGGGCATGGTCGGCAAACTGACCGTTGAGTAA
- the queF gene encoding NADPH-dependent 7-cyano-7-deazaguanine reductase QueF (Catalyzes the NADPH-dependent reduction of 7-cyano-7-deazaguanine (preQ0) to 7-aminomethyl-7-deazaguanine (preQ1) in queuosine biosynthesis), protein MHPAAEHSPLGKSSEYISTYTPSLLFPIPRAAKWAELGLSAETLPYKGVDFWNCFELSWLLPSGKPVVAIGEFSIPADSPNIIESKSFKLYLNSLNQTAFADTPSLEATLRADLSAAAGKPVSVRIRSLAEIEAEGVMALPGVCIDDLDINVSSYEHPRPELLRCDDSRVVEESVHSHLLKSNCPVTSQPDWGSVVVEYRGAALDHASLLEYLVSFRQHSDFHEQCVERIFLDLQRLLKPEKLTVYARYVRRGGLDINPYRSTEDVAFQNVRLARQ, encoded by the coding sequence ATGCATCCCGCAGCCGAACATTCGCCGCTGGGCAAGTCCAGTGAATACATCTCCACTTACACCCCTTCGTTGCTGTTCCCGATCCCTCGCGCCGCCAAGTGGGCCGAGCTGGGCCTGAGCGCCGAGACCCTGCCTTACAAGGGTGTGGATTTCTGGAACTGCTTCGAACTGTCCTGGTTGCTGCCGTCCGGTAAACCGGTGGTGGCCATCGGTGAGTTCAGCATCCCGGCCGACTCGCCGAACATCATCGAGTCCAAGTCCTTCAAGCTGTACCTCAACTCGTTGAACCAGACCGCGTTTGCCGATACGCCGAGCCTGGAAGCCACCTTGCGCGCCGACCTCAGTGCCGCCGCCGGCAAACCGGTGAGCGTGCGCATCCGCAGCCTGGCCGAGATCGAGGCTGAGGGTGTGATGGCGTTGCCGGGTGTGTGCATCGATGATCTGGATATCAACGTCAGCAGCTACGAGCACCCGCGTCCGGAATTGTTGCGCTGTGACGATTCGCGGGTAGTGGAAGAGAGCGTGCACAGCCACCTGCTCAAATCCAACTGTCCAGTCACCAGCCAGCCCGATTGGGGCAGCGTAGTGGTGGAGTACCGTGGCGCGGCGCTGGATCACGCCAGCCTGCTGGAATACCTGGTGAGCTTTCGCCAGCACTCGGACTTCCATGAGCAGTGCGTGGAACGCATCTTCCTGGACCTGCAGCGCTTGCTCAAGCCTGAGAAGTTGACTGTGTATGCGCGGTATGTGCGGCGGGGTGGGTTGGATATCAACCCGTATCGCAGCACCGAGGATGTGGCGTTTCAGAACGTACGCCTGGCGCGTCAGTAG
- a CDS encoding DUF4404 family protein, with translation MPDRKKLEEQIEILRGQLEQEPPLSPEKREALEELIAKFEVQLELEPATQTPSISDDVNQAAIEFDAEHPVISGTLRNIMITLGNIGI, from the coding sequence ATGCCTGATCGCAAAAAGCTGGAAGAGCAGATCGAGATCCTGCGCGGGCAGTTGGAACAGGAGCCACCGCTGTCACCTGAAAAACGTGAAGCGTTGGAGGAATTGATTGCCAAGTTCGAAGTGCAACTTGAATTGGAACCGGCCACCCAAACGCCGAGCATTTCCGACGATGTGAATCAAGCGGCCATAGAGTTCGACGCTGAGCACCCGGTCATTTCCGGGACCTTGCGCAATATCATGATCACCCTGGGCAATATCGGGATCTAA
- a CDS encoding HAD family phosphatase yields the protein MPHAEIAVTTAPALTAVLFGLSGCLVDFGSQARSDSPSLDSQTTPGALKILRSLKEQGVPCAWLDELPPSITTPLAATLPAWLKAASPSAIRWPAPHACWQALMELNITRLDGCVLVSGEPRLLQSGLNAGLWTIGLASCGSLCGVAPQQWQELSDKEREHKRGKATVALYGLGVHSVIDHLGELGTCLADIRLRRLKGEKP from the coding sequence ATGCCGCATGCCGAGATAGCCGTCACCACTGCCCCCGCGTTGACTGCCGTGTTGTTTGGTTTGAGTGGCTGCCTGGTGGATTTCGGTTCCCAGGCGCGCAGCGACTCCCCTTCCCTCGATTCCCAGACCACACCTGGGGCTCTGAAAATTCTGCGCAGCCTGAAGGAACAGGGCGTGCCCTGCGCCTGGCTGGATGAATTGCCGCCCTCGATCACCACGCCACTGGCCGCCACCCTGCCCGCCTGGCTCAAGGCCGCCTCGCCCTCCGCCATCCGCTGGCCGGCGCCCCATGCCTGCTGGCAGGCCTTGATGGAGCTGAATATCACACGCCTGGACGGTTGCGTGCTGGTCAGCGGCGAGCCCCGCCTGCTGCAATCGGGCCTGAATGCCGGCTTGTGGACCATCGGCCTGGCCTCCTGCGGCTCCCTGTGCGGCGTCGCGCCGCAGCAGTGGCAGGAGCTGAGCGACAAGGAACGCGAGCACAAGCGCGGCAAGGCCACCGTGGCGCTCTATGGATTAGGCGTGCACTCAGTGATCGATCACCTCGGTGAACTCGGCACCTGCCTGGCCGACATCCGCCTGCGCCGGCTCAAAGGCGAGAAGCCCTGA
- a CDS encoding VacJ family lipoprotein codes for MRWSQYFAQLSVCATVLLAPFAAQAATEDDPWESVNRPIFTFNDTVDTYALKPIAQGYQFVTPQFVQDGVHNFFRNIGDVGNLANNVLQLKPHNAGVDTARLLVNTTFGVLGFIDVGTKMGLQRSDEDFGQTLGYWGVGSGPYVMIPLLGPSTLRDAPSKYVDSYTQPYRYMNDIGWRNSTFGLNVVDTRASLLDSEKLISGDKYTFIRNAYLQNREFKVKDGKVVDDF; via the coding sequence ATGCGCTGGAGCCAGTACTTCGCTCAGCTATCGGTGTGTGCCACCGTCCTGTTGGCACCGTTCGCCGCCCAAGCAGCGACCGAAGACGATCCATGGGAAAGCGTCAACCGCCCGATCTTCACCTTCAACGACACCGTTGACACCTACGCCCTCAAGCCAATCGCCCAAGGCTATCAGTTCGTCACCCCGCAATTCGTGCAGGACGGCGTTCACAACTTCTTCCGCAACATCGGCGATGTCGGCAACCTGGCCAACAACGTCCTGCAGCTCAAACCTCATAATGCTGGCGTCGACACGGCTCGCCTGTTGGTCAACACCACATTCGGCGTACTGGGCTTCATCGATGTCGGCACCAAAATGGGGCTGCAGCGCAGCGATGAAGACTTTGGCCAGACTCTCGGCTACTGGGGCGTCGGCAGCGGTCCCTACGTGATGATCCCGTTGCTGGGCCCAAGCACCTTGCGCGATGCGCCGTCCAAATACGTGGACAGCTACACCCAACCGTACCGCTACATGAACGATATCGGCTGGCGCAACAGCACCTTCGGCCTGAACGTGGTCGACACCCGTGCCAGCCTGCTCGACAGCGAGAAGCTGATCAGCGGCGACAAGTACACTTTTATCCGAAACGCCTACCTGCAGAACCGTGAGTTCAAGGTCAAGGACGGCAAGGTCGTCGACGACTTTTAA
- a CDS encoding PilZ domain-containing protein, which translates to MSEHERDYAEKRDFIRMRVDADVSLIHAGQEIEGVCLDLSSSGMQVQAPRQFSVGDLLTVRIDSEHAALKGLEADTEVVWTKAAGDEQHLGLRILKMR; encoded by the coding sequence GTGAGCGAACACGAGCGCGACTACGCCGAAAAACGTGACTTCATCCGCATGCGGGTAGATGCCGATGTGTCCTTGATCCACGCTGGCCAGGAGATCGAAGGGGTGTGCCTGGACCTGTCCAGCTCCGGCATGCAGGTGCAGGCACCTCGCCAGTTCAGTGTGGGCGACCTGCTCACCGTGCGCATCGATTCAGAGCACGCCGCACTCAAGGGCCTTGAGGCCGATACCGAGGTGGTGTGGACCAAGGCTGCCGGCGATGAGCAGCACCTGGGCCTCAGAATCCTGAAAATGCGCTGA
- the rssB gene encoding two-component system response regulator RssB, translating to MQKTSATLLIIDDDEVVRASLAAYLEDSGFSVLQAGNGQQGLQVFERDKPDLVICDLRMPQMGGLELIRQVTERAPQTPVIVVSGAGVMNDAVEALRLGAADYLIKPLEDLAVLEHSVRRALDRARLLLENQRYREKLETANRELEASLNLLQEDQNAGRQVQMNMLPVSPWTIDEFKFAHQIIPSLYLSGDFVDYFRVDERRVAFYLADVSGHGASSAFVTVLLKFMTTRLLFESKRNGTLPEFTPSEVLGHINRGLISCKLGKHVTMVGGVIDEETGLLTYSIGGHLPMPVLYTPDSVRYLEGRGLPVGLFNEATYEDHILELPPTFSLTLMSDGILDLLPEPTLKEKEAALPQKVKSAGGSLDGLRQVFGLATLGEMPDDIALLVLSRNL from the coding sequence ATGCAAAAAACCAGTGCCACGCTGCTGATAATCGATGACGACGAAGTAGTGCGCGCGAGCCTCGCGGCCTATTTGGAAGACAGTGGCTTCAGCGTCCTGCAGGCCGGCAACGGCCAACAGGGTCTCCAGGTATTCGAGCGCGACAAGCCCGACCTCGTGATCTGCGACTTGCGCATGCCCCAAATGGGCGGCCTCGAGCTGATTCGCCAGGTGACCGAGCGTGCTCCGCAGACGCCGGTGATTGTCGTGTCCGGTGCCGGGGTCATGAATGACGCCGTTGAAGCCCTGCGCCTGGGCGCCGCCGATTACCTGATCAAGCCCCTGGAAGACCTGGCCGTGCTGGAGCACTCGGTGCGCCGCGCCCTGGACCGTGCCCGGCTGTTGCTGGAAAACCAGCGCTACCGCGAAAAACTCGAGACCGCCAACCGCGAGCTCGAAGCCAGCCTGAACCTGCTCCAGGAAGACCAGAACGCCGGTCGCCAGGTGCAGATGAACATGCTGCCGGTCAGTCCGTGGACCATCGACGAATTCAAGTTTGCCCACCAGATCATCCCGTCGTTGTACCTGTCGGGTGATTTCGTCGACTATTTCCGAGTGGATGAGCGGCGTGTGGCGTTCTACCTGGCCGACGTGTCCGGCCACGGTGCGTCCTCAGCGTTCGTCACCGTGTTGTTGAAGTTCATGACGACGCGGTTGCTGTTCGAATCCAAACGCAACGGCACCTTGCCCGAGTTCACCCCCTCCGAGGTGCTGGGCCACATCAACCGGGGCCTGATCAGCTGTAAGCTGGGCAAGCACGTGACGATGGTCGGCGGCGTGATCGATGAAGAAACCGGTCTTTTGACCTACAGCATTGGCGGTCACCTGCCGATGCCGGTTCTATACACTCCTGACAGTGTGCGTTACCTGGAAGGGCGTGGCCTGCCGGTGGGCTTGTTCAATGAAGCCACCTACGAAGACCACATCCTGGAACTGCCGCCGACTTTCAGCCTGACGCTGATGTCCGACGGTATCCTGGACCTTCTTCCAGAGCCTACACTCAAAGAGAAAGAAGCTGCCTTGCCCCAAAAGGTCAAGTCGGCGGGCGGCAGCCTGGATGGTCTGCGGCAGGTTTTTGGATTGGCCACGCTAGGGGAGATGCCGGATGATATCGCCCTATTGGTGTTGAGCAGGAATCTTTGA
- the rssC gene encoding anti-sigma factor antagonist RssC: MSTGRIQFAEQDGTFVLKFVGEVRLTLCSALDATIERIFTALNFSAIVIDLTETRSIDSTTLGLLAKLSILSRQKVGLLPTVVTTHEDITRLLQSMGFDQVFNIVDRPIPCPECLTDLPSQDQSEEVVRVKVLEAHKILMGLNESNREAFHDLVNALERH; the protein is encoded by the coding sequence ATGAGTACCGGAAGAATCCAATTCGCCGAGCAAGACGGGACCTTCGTCCTGAAATTTGTCGGTGAAGTGCGCCTGACTCTGTGTTCGGCGCTGGATGCGACGATTGAGCGGATCTTCACAGCGCTGAACTTCTCGGCGATCGTGATCGATCTGACCGAAACCCGCAGCATCGATAGCACCACCCTGGGCCTGCTGGCCAAGTTGTCCATTCTGTCTCGGCAGAAGGTTGGCCTGTTGCCGACCGTCGTCACCACCCACGAAGACATCACCCGGCTCCTGCAGTCCATGGGCTTCGACCAGGTGTTCAACATCGTTGACCGCCCGATCCCCTGCCCGGAATGCCTGACCGACCTGCCTTCACAGGATCAGTCCGAGGAAGTCGTACGGGTGAAGGTGCTGGAAGCGCACAAGATCCTGATGGGCTTGAACGAGTCCAACCGCGAAGCCTTCCACGACCTTGTGAACGCCCTGGAACGCCACTGA
- the tal gene encoding transaldolase → MTSKLEQLKQFTTVVADTGDFSTLAKLKPQDATTNPSLLLKASSISGYAKLLDECVQDCNGDVGLASDRFAVAVGQEILKVVPGRISTEVDARLSFDEDAILKRAHRLIDLYDKAGVSRDRVLIKIASTWEGIRAAEKLEKEGIQTNLTLLFSFAQAVACAEAGVFLISPFVGRIYDWYKKANGNDYTGSDDPGVQSVTRIYNYYKANGYKTVVMGASFRNLSQIEELAGCDRLTISPDLLEKLAADEGKLERKLAPGHAGEARVHMTEAQFRWESNEDAMATEKLAEGIRQFARDQEKLEALLSAKL, encoded by the coding sequence ATGACTTCCAAGCTGGAACAACTCAAGCAATTCACCACCGTCGTAGCCGATACCGGCGATTTTTCTACCCTCGCCAAGCTCAAGCCACAAGACGCGACCACTAACCCTTCCCTGCTGCTCAAGGCTTCGTCGATCTCTGGCTATGCCAAGCTGCTGGATGAATGTGTGCAGGACTGCAACGGCGACGTGGGCCTGGCCAGTGACCGTTTCGCAGTCGCGGTTGGCCAGGAGATTCTTAAAGTCGTACCGGGCCGTATTTCCACTGAGGTGGACGCCCGTTTGTCGTTTGACGAAGACGCGATCCTCAAGCGTGCGCACCGTCTGATCGATCTGTACGACAAAGCCGGTGTTAGCCGTGACCGTGTGCTGATCAAGATCGCATCCACCTGGGAAGGTATCCGCGCAGCGGAAAAGCTGGAAAAAGAAGGCATCCAGACCAACCTGACGCTGCTGTTCTCGTTCGCCCAGGCCGTGGCGTGCGCTGAAGCGGGTGTGTTCCTGATTTCGCCGTTCGTGGGCCGTATCTACGATTGGTACAAGAAGGCCAATGGCAACGATTACACCGGTTCCGATGACCCGGGCGTACAGTCGGTGACGCGCATCTATAACTACTACAAGGCCAATGGCTACAAGACCGTGGTGATGGGTGCAAGCTTCCGTAACCTGAGCCAGATCGAAGAGTTGGCCGGGTGTGACCGCCTGACCATCAGCCCGGATTTGCTGGAGAAGCTGGCGGCCGATGAAGGCAAGCTGGAGCGCAAGTTGGCGCCAGGCCATGCCGGTGAAGCGCGGGTGCATATGACTGAAGCGCAGTTCCGTTGGGAATCCAACGAAGATGCGATGGCGACTGAGAAGCTGGCGGAGGGAATTCGTCAGTTTGCTCGGGATCAGGAGAAGCTGGAGGCATTGTTGTCGGCCAAGCTGTAA
- the dusA gene encoding tRNA dihydrouridine(20/20a) synthase DusA — protein sequence MLDKQTFSPVNARPTLSRRFSVAPMMDWTDRHCRYFLRLLSKHTLLYTEMVTTGAILHGDHERFLRHNEAEHPLALQLGGSVPADLAACARMAEAAGYDEVNLNVGCPSDRVQNNMIGAILMAHPALVADCVKAMRDAVSIPVTVKHRIGINGRDSYAELCDFVGTVKDAGCTSFTVHARIAILEGLSPKENRDIPPLRYDVAAQLKQDFPELEIILNGGIKTLEQCQEHLQTFDGVMLGREAYHNPYLLAQVDQRLFGSEAPVIGRAEALAQLRPYIAEHLASGGTMHHITRHVLGLGTGFPGARRFRQLLSVDIHKAADPLALLDQAGELLEGR from the coding sequence ATGCTAGATAAACAGACCTTTAGCCCCGTAAACGCAAGGCCCACGCTGTCTCGGCGCTTTAGTGTTGCCCCCATGATGGACTGGACCGACCGCCACTGCCGGTACTTCCTACGCCTGCTCTCCAAGCACACCCTGCTCTACACCGAGATGGTCACCACTGGCGCTATCCTCCACGGCGACCACGAGCGCTTCCTGCGTCACAACGAAGCCGAGCACCCGCTTGCGCTCCAGCTAGGCGGCAGTGTCCCCGCCGATCTGGCCGCCTGCGCCCGTATGGCCGAGGCCGCCGGTTACGATGAAGTGAACTTGAACGTCGGCTGCCCCAGCGATCGCGTGCAGAACAACATGATCGGCGCGATCCTCATGGCCCACCCTGCCCTGGTTGCGGACTGTGTGAAGGCGATGCGCGATGCGGTGTCGATTCCGGTGACGGTGAAGCACCGTATCGGTATCAATGGCCGGGACAGTTATGCCGAGCTGTGTGATTTTGTCGGCACGGTGAAGGACGCGGGTTGCACCAGTTTTACCGTGCATGCGCGGATTGCGATTCTGGAGGGGTTGTCGCCGAAGGAGAATCGCGATATTCCGCCATTGCGCTATGACGTGGCGGCGCAGTTGAAGCAGGATTTCCCGGAGCTTGAGATTATTCTCAACGGTGGGATCAAGACGTTGGAGCAGTGCCAGGAGCATTTGCAGACGTTTGATGGGGTAATGCTGGGGCGGGAGGCTTATCACAATCCGTATCTGTTGGCGCAGGTGGATCAGCGGTTGTTTGGCAGTGAGGCGCCGGTGATTGGTCGGGCGGAGGCGTTGGCGCAGTTGCGGCCTTATATTGCTGAGCATCTGGCCAGTGGTGGGACGATGCATCACATCACTCGGCATGTGTTGGGGTTGGGCACGGGTTTTCCTGGGGCGCGCAGGTTCAGGCAGTTGTTGTCGGTGGATATTCATAAGGCGGCGGACCCGCTGGCGTTGCTGGATCAGGCTGGGGAATTGTTGGAAGGGCGGTGA
- a CDS encoding site-specific integrase yields the protein MATIRARKLADGTVSYTAQIRIKRDGVQVYQESQTFARKQAAQAWARKRGAELDEPGAIERANRKGATLKDMTDRYLIEVEKAKPLGKTKRATLNAIGETYLGKLTDTDINTQCLVDYALWRMSGEGGGVQPQTAGNDLAHLGAVLAIAKDAWGYQVDPLAMGGARRVLRKLGYNLKSRERDRRPTLDELGRVLTHYQAMQVRRPTVINMLKVVGFALFSTRRLDEITRIRWADVDEAGQRVLVRDMKNPGQKIGNDVWCYLPDEAWHILQTMPKAGEDIFPYSPESISTSWTKACKFLTIADLHFHDLRHEGVSRLFEMDWDIPRVASVSGHRDWNSMRRYTHLRGRGDRYVGWEWHEKILRAPVQLGAASQKWLKRRVLSR from the coding sequence ATGGCGACTATCAGGGCAAGAAAACTGGCGGATGGGACTGTGAGCTACACGGCACAGATCCGCATCAAGCGCGACGGAGTGCAAGTCTACCAAGAGAGCCAGACCTTCGCCCGAAAACAGGCTGCTCAGGCTTGGGCACGCAAGCGCGGGGCGGAGCTGGATGAGCCTGGTGCGATCGAGCGCGCAAACCGCAAGGGCGCCACGCTGAAAGATATGACCGATCGCTACCTGATCGAAGTTGAGAAAGCCAAGCCGCTGGGCAAGACCAAGCGCGCCACACTCAATGCGATTGGCGAAACTTACCTGGGCAAGTTGACCGATACGGATATCAACACCCAGTGCCTGGTCGATTATGCACTTTGGCGAATGAGCGGAGAGGGCGGTGGCGTTCAGCCACAAACCGCTGGCAATGACCTGGCGCACCTCGGTGCAGTGCTGGCAATTGCCAAAGACGCGTGGGGCTATCAGGTCGATCCGCTCGCCATGGGCGGTGCGCGGCGTGTGTTACGCAAGCTGGGCTACAACTTGAAAAGTCGTGAGCGCGACCGCCGACCGACATTGGATGAGCTGGGACGGGTGCTGACGCACTACCAGGCCATGCAGGTGAGGCGCCCGACCGTCATAAATATGCTGAAGGTCGTGGGCTTCGCCCTGTTCTCCACACGCCGGCTCGATGAAATAACCCGAATTCGCTGGGCAGACGTAGACGAGGCGGGCCAGCGGGTGCTGGTGCGCGACATGAAAAACCCAGGGCAGAAGATCGGCAACGATGTTTGGTGTTACCTGCCGGACGAGGCGTGGCATATCCTCCAGACGATGCCGAAGGCCGGCGAAGACATCTTCCCCTACAGCCCTGAGTCGATCTCCACGTCCTGGACGAAAGCCTGCAAGTTTTTGACCATCGCGGATCTGCACTTCCACGACCTCCGGCATGAAGGTGTCAGCCGCCTGTTCGAAATGGACTGGGATATTCCGCGTGTGGCGAGCGTTTCCGGCCACAGGGATTGGAATTCAATGAGGCGTTACACCCACCTTCGCGGTCGGGGCGACCGCTATGTGGGCTGGGAGTGGCACGAAAAGATTCTGAGGGCGCCCGTCCAACTGGGCGCCGCATCGCAGAAGTGGCTCAAACGGCGTGTTTTATCCCGTTGA
- a CDS encoding pyocin activator PrtN family protein, whose translation MNTAFILMAQYGQAVISLELVCRDYFTHLTPDMFQRKVMSGQIKLPITRLEPSQKSAKGIHLTDLAAYLDLQRAAGVKEHNQLNGIKHAV comes from the coding sequence ATGAACACAGCCTTTATCCTGATGGCCCAGTACGGCCAGGCGGTCATCTCATTGGAGCTCGTGTGCCGGGATTACTTCACGCACCTGACGCCGGACATGTTCCAGCGCAAGGTGATGAGCGGCCAGATCAAGTTGCCCATCACCCGCCTGGAGCCGAGCCAGAAGTCGGCCAAGGGCATCCACCTCACCGACTTGGCCGCGTACCTGGACCTACAGCGCGCAGCCGGGGTTAAGGAGCACAACCAGCTCAACGGGATAAAACACGCCGTTTGA